The DNA sequence cttttcttaaaaaaaaaaaaaacggttaCAGGGCGGAACCtagattttcagattttaaaacCCATATTCATCTGAGTTTCGGCCTAGGTCATAACTCGTGCTAACCTTAAATCAAGGTTCAGGGCTGGGTATACCTGAGTGCCCAATCTAAAATccagatgaacagtcctaaccattctctttaatattcaaaatttgacattcattatttttgtcataaattTTGAAGTGGTAATTGTGAGAGTCGATGATCTTTTCTTGCTTTTTCTATTTGATCACtgagaaaacaaagagaaaggaaaggaaatgaaaactAAATATGCAATTAGCAAATGTTTCTAGTGATGGTCTCCTGTTTGCTGTgaacttcattttcatttcaatccCGAGTTTCTAGTATTCTACATTCAAGTTGTTCAATCTACATTTTCTCAGAAATCAAACGAAATACAAGCGCTAGAGTTGCTGACAAAATTTGTAACCCCCCAAATTTTCAACGGACTTCTCCTACATTTACAAATCTTTCAAACAATAATTTGAATTAcagtctcatttgtttttacagatgagatgagataagtttagttgagataaaagttgaaagttaaataaaatattattaaaatatattttttaatattatttttattttgagatttgaaaaaaatgaattatttattttattttgtgtgagaatttaaaaaaattataataattagatgagacgaaatgagataagttgcgaaaacaaacgaatctagaaattaaaaaaaaaaaaaaaactcaacaacTTTAATAACATAAcgatatttaattataaattggaCCAAGTTTCGCACAATGATATAAGAGATCAGTGTGTAATCCActatctttccaaaaaaaaaattcccactaTCTTCTTTTCTCGTGTGGAATccactctctttctttctctcttgaACCTCTCTTCTTGGTTTTGAGATAAAACTTTCCTTAATAGCTTTACAAATTGGACCAAGTTTCGCACAAATTGACTATTAAAATCCGCGTAAACACCTGGCCACCGATTATTCCCTTTTTGGCACAATTAAAGGTGCTGATAGATGTCCTCCAAATGGAGAAGAGGGATAAAGAATTTTCCTAGTGTTAAAGTAAAGTAGCCTTACATATAATGCAAACCAGCTTCACTTTTGTCGTTTTCTATCCTTATCCAATCTTGCTTGAAACAAGCCTAAAATTTAGCTGAAGATTGAAATTTTGATTAAAGCCAAAATTATTAAAGAATCTAtccaatttaataaaataatattttaatattatatattttaataataataatttttcatattatacaaatatattttatatattaattaataatttaatttttatttaaaattattatttcccaataattttttacatcaacctaattattcaacataatataacattatttataaaaaatattttcttaaaaatctagACATAATATAGccttatttattaataaaaatttttaaaaaaatttaataaaatcttgcttgattatttatgaataagaTATGAATTTAATAGATGAATAGTGACtctccaattttaaaaatttttttatagttactATAATTCAATTCTATGTTAAAAGTTTTCAACTAATCCAATGCATGtcatttatacaaaatttaattatattttagaggTGAGTTGAGATCATCACAACTTATctcactaatatttataaattttaattcacaaatctcactattattcacaaatcatctcaattctatcaaactcacaaatctcaacCCTCCACAAAATTCACATTCATTTTCTTCAGCCGAAAAGCAAGCATGGCGAAATATTGGGTCGAGGTCTGCCTGATATCTGCTAGGGGTCTCCGGCATTCTTCCTCGCTCTGGAAGCTCCAGTGGTTTGCAGTCGGGTGGATTGATCctaacaataaatattgtacCAAGATTGATGCTTCCGGAAATGCAAATCCGGTCTGGAAAACCAAGTTTGCTGTCTTGGTTGACGACTCCCTAGATCCGGTACTGCACGTTGAGGTTTACAGCAGAGAGCCCATATTCCTCAGAGAAAAGCTTCAGGGCACAGCAAGTGTTGTCTTGAAAGAGTTTCTTGGCAAGCAGATCAAGAAAAATGAGGGTTCGAGGCCTGTAACGGAAGAAGTAGGAAGTTATCAACTGCGGAAAAGGAATTCCAGTAAACCCAAAGGCTTTGTTGATATTTCAATTCGTATTTCCGAGGAAAGGGAAGATCCAAGCTCGTATAGAGGTAGGTCTTCATCAATAAATACCACtcacttatgattttgattccaagattgtatttttattttataggcaACGAGGAAGGATTTATGCTCTCGGATCTCAGCAACAATATCACCTTATCCACCGGAGATGGCGCAGCTCTTTCCAAGCACCTGCCTCCGGTTCCACCAACTTATCGGCCAGAAAACCAAATGCAGTCAAACTCCCCATATACCCATTCAAGGCCATTCCCGACAAGCTATTCCAATCCATCTGTGGGTGGACCAAGCTACATGCCAGCGGGTGCACCAAGCTACCGTCCGACCATAACTCCTCCTCCGCCACCTCCACCCCCGCCTGCTAATGTAGGTTACATGCCCACTTTTCTGCCAAGAACAGATCGATTGTCGGAGACTTACATAAATATGCCGGCATCAACTGGAGCAGCAGCGCATGGTCGTGGCGTGGGGCCGGGTTTTGGAATGGGAGTGGGTGCTGGTGCACTGGCAGCTGGTGCTGTGATATTTGGTGATGACTTTATGTCAGGATTTGATGTTCCTACAGGGTTTCAGGATGCTAGTCTCGCCATATCAGTCGACCCTCCTTTCTAACAAGCAGTAAATATAATATAGCGCTTGTAATTCTCTTAAATGCTGTGGAATGGAACTCTATTTATTGTTCACGTACTTTTAATGACGAAAGATTTCACTCAGTAACTAGAATTTTGTAGAGATTTTGGTCCATTTGTACTTGAAAACAGATTTCAGAACAAGAAAACCACTTTATTGCCTGTCATATGTACAGGCGCATTTTGCCTGATAGAGAAATACTTTTTGTCTTGAAAATATATTCAGAATTtgtgtatataataattaagaaaatatttttttatgatattgtaaattttttatttttttaaaaaatatttatgatgattaaaaaaatacataaaataaaagtgaaataacATATTCGGAATGTTTATTGGAGATGCATTTTCGGTGAACGTAGCAATGCTCTACCTGATAAAACATAGGATTCATTGCCTATTATTCCTGCCGGAATTATGGATAAAGACTTGGGAGTTTCAGTAGATACACATCGAAAGATCAAGGCTACAGAtcaatcaaat is a window from the Juglans regia cultivar Chandler chromosome 7, Walnut 2.0, whole genome shotgun sequence genome containing:
- the LOC108990774 gene encoding uncharacterized protein LOC108990774; this encodes MAKYWVEVCLISARGLRHSSSLWKLQWFAVGWIDPNNKYCTKIDASGNANPVWKTKFAVLVDDSLDPVLHVEVYSREPIFLREKLQGTASVVLKEFLGKQIKKNEGSRPVTEEVGSYQLRKRNSSKPKGFVDISIRISEEREDPSSYRGNEEGFMLSDLSNNITLSTGDGAALSKHLPPVPPTYRPENQMQSNSPYTHSRPFPTSYSNPSVGGPSYMPAGAPSYRPTITPPPPPPPPPANVGYMPTFLPRTDRLSETYINMPASTGAAAHGRGVGPGFGMGVGAGALAAGAVIFGDDFMSGFDVPTGFQDASLAISVDPPF